A genomic window from Methylorubrum extorquens includes:
- a CDS encoding methylmalonyl-CoA mutase subunit beta yields the protein MEDRPLAELFEPATRERWRSAVEAALKGADFEKRLVSKTADGLRIEPFYEPAAAVAQPVRAPGPWRLAQRIDHPDAEKAGAQALADLEGGADALVLVHRDARAARGFGLELPSVDALDAALKGVMLPLIALRLDAGPAGFETAALLKQLIDRRGDDPSSLDLDLGLDPIGTRAATGRLDQGWEARLSETLTAFAGYRGRAALADARPYHEAGASEVQELAAVLATAVAYLRALEAGGHDLERARDAIAVLLVADADEFLTIAKFRAIRRLWARVEQACGLEPKPLRVLAETAWRMMSRRDPFVNILRTTMASASAGLGGADSVTALPYTLALGLPDAFARRVVRNSQIVLIEESNLAKVADPAAGAGGFEALTAELTEKAWGAFQEIEREGGIAASLEAGALAGRIAAVAEARARAVATRKEPLTGASEFPFLAEKPVTVLDVAPNAGTSSDGALPSQRLAEPYEALRDASDGVFERTGKRPAVFLANLGPVAVHNARSTFAANAFAAGGIEAIGNDGFSDTKALADAFKASGARIACLCSSDTVYQTEAVPAAEALKAAGASTIYLAGKPAEADTLRQAGVGGFLFAGCDLLALLREAAERATG from the coding sequence ATGGAAGATCGTCCGCTCGCCGAATTGTTCGAGCCCGCCACCCGCGAGCGCTGGCGTAGCGCCGTCGAGGCGGCGCTGAAGGGGGCCGACTTCGAGAAACGCCTCGTTTCGAAGACCGCCGACGGCCTGCGCATCGAGCCCTTCTACGAGCCGGCCGCTGCGGTGGCCCAGCCGGTGCGGGCGCCCGGCCCGTGGCGTCTGGCGCAGCGCATCGACCATCCCGATGCCGAGAAGGCCGGGGCACAGGCGCTGGCCGACCTCGAAGGCGGCGCCGATGCGCTGGTCCTCGTCCATCGCGACGCCCGTGCCGCCCGCGGTTTCGGGCTTGAACTTCCGTCGGTCGATGCGCTGGACGCGGCGCTGAAGGGCGTGATGCTGCCGCTCATCGCCCTGCGGCTCGATGCCGGTCCGGCCGGGTTCGAGACGGCGGCGCTCCTCAAGCAACTGATCGATCGCCGTGGCGACGACCCGTCCTCGCTCGACCTCGATCTCGGCCTCGACCCGATCGGTACCCGCGCCGCGACCGGCCGGCTCGACCAGGGGTGGGAGGCACGCCTCTCCGAGACCCTCACGGCCTTCGCCGGATATCGCGGGCGCGCGGCTCTGGCCGATGCCCGGCCCTATCACGAGGCGGGGGCGAGCGAGGTGCAGGAATTGGCCGCCGTGCTTGCGACGGCGGTCGCCTATCTGCGGGCGCTGGAGGCCGGCGGCCACGATCTGGAGCGGGCCCGCGACGCCATCGCGGTTCTCCTCGTGGCGGATGCCGACGAATTCCTGACCATCGCCAAGTTCCGGGCGATCCGGCGGCTCTGGGCCCGGGTCGAGCAGGCCTGCGGCCTCGAGCCCAAGCCGCTGCGGGTCCTGGCCGAGACCGCGTGGCGGATGATGAGCCGCCGCGACCCCTTCGTGAACATCCTGCGCACCACCATGGCCTCGGCCTCCGCCGGCCTCGGCGGGGCGGATTCGGTGACCGCTCTGCCCTACACCCTGGCGCTCGGCCTACCCGACGCCTTTGCCCGTCGGGTGGTGCGCAACAGCCAGATCGTGCTGATCGAGGAATCGAACCTCGCCAAGGTCGCCGATCCGGCGGCCGGCGCGGGCGGCTTCGAGGCGCTGACCGCCGAACTGACCGAGAAGGCTTGGGGTGCCTTCCAGGAGATCGAGCGGGAGGGCGGGATCGCTGCGAGCCTGGAGGCCGGCGCTCTCGCAGGCCGGATCGCGGCGGTAGCCGAGGCGCGGGCGCGGGCGGTGGCGACCCGCAAGGAGCCGCTGACCGGCGCGAGCGAGTTCCCCTTCCTCGCCGAGAAGCCGGTGACGGTGCTCGATGTGGCGCCGAACGCAGGCACCTCCTCGGACGGGGCCTTGCCCTCGCAGCGCCTTGCCGAGCCCTACGAAGCCCTTCGCGACGCCTCCGATGGCGTCTTCGAGCGCACGGGCAAGCGCCCGGCGGTCTTCCTGGCCAATCTCGGTCCCGTGGCGGTTCACAATGCCCGCTCGACCTTCGCCGCCAACGCCTTTGCCGCGGGCGGCATCGAGGCCATCGGCAATGACGGCTTCTCCGACACGAAGGCACTGGCCGATGCCTTCAAGGCGTCGGGTGCACGGATCGCCTGCCTGTGCTCGTCCGACACCGTCTACCAGACCGAGGCCGTGCCCGCGGCCGAGGCGCTGAAGGCAGCCGGCGCCAGCACGATCTACCTCGCCGGCAAACCTGCCGAGGCGGACACGCTGCGCCAAGCGGGCGTCGGGGGCTTCCTGTTCGCCGGTTGCGATCTGTTGGCGCTCCTGCGGGAGGCCGCCGAGCGCGCGACGGGCTGA
- the rfbB gene encoding dTDP-glucose 4,6-dehydratase: MRILVTGGCGFIGSALVLHLVQDLGHEVLTLDAMTYAANPISLQPLADDPRHRLEQADICDPARVHALYADFRPEAVMHLAAESHVDRSITDPGAFVRTNVIGTQVMLDGARTYWESLSGEAKATFRFLHVSTDEVYGSLPPDAFFTEESRYDPRSPYSASKAASDHLARAWHETYGLPVLVTNCSNNYGPRHFPEKLIPLMILAALEGKPLPVYGDGLNERDWIHVEDHARGLVAVLERGRLGETYLLGGRSVRNNLEVVKGLCAAFDRLRPENGPHERLITFVADRPGHDRRYAIDPGKAEAEVGWRPTKVFKEALTDTVRWYLDNEAWWRPIREGRYSGERLGLAGKSA, encoded by the coding sequence ATGCGCATTCTGGTAACGGGCGGCTGCGGCTTCATCGGCTCCGCGCTCGTGCTGCATCTGGTGCAGGATCTCGGCCACGAGGTGCTCACTCTCGATGCCATGACCTACGCGGCCAATCCGATCTCGCTGCAGCCGCTGGCGGACGACCCGCGTCACCGCCTGGAGCAGGCCGACATCTGCGATCCGGCCCGCGTCCACGCCCTCTACGCCGATTTCAGGCCGGAGGCGGTGATGCATCTGGCTGCCGAGAGCCATGTCGATCGCTCGATCACCGATCCGGGTGCCTTCGTGCGCACCAACGTGATCGGCACCCAGGTGATGCTCGACGGCGCCCGCACCTACTGGGAGAGCCTCTCCGGTGAAGCCAAGGCGACGTTCCGCTTCCTCCATGTCTCGACCGACGAAGTCTACGGCTCGCTGCCGCCGGACGCCTTCTTCACGGAGGAGAGCCGCTACGATCCGCGCTCGCCTTACTCGGCATCGAAGGCGGCCTCCGACCACCTGGCGCGGGCCTGGCACGAGACCTACGGCCTGCCGGTCCTGGTGACGAACTGCTCGAACAATTACGGCCCGCGCCACTTCCCCGAGAAGCTGATCCCGCTGATGATCCTGGCGGCGTTGGAAGGAAAGCCGCTGCCGGTCTACGGCGACGGCCTGAACGAGCGCGACTGGATCCATGTCGAGGACCATGCCCGCGGCCTCGTCGCGGTGCTGGAGCGCGGCCGGCTCGGCGAGACCTACCTGCTCGGCGGGCGCTCGGTGCGGAACAACCTTGAGGTCGTGAAGGGGCTCTGCGCCGCCTTTGACCGGCTCCGGCCCGAGAACGGCCCGCACGAGCGCCTGATCACCTTCGTCGCCGACCGGCCCGGCCACGACCGCCGCTACGCGATCGACCCCGGCAAAGCGGAGGCCGAGGTCGGCTGGCGGCCGACCAAGGTGTTCAAGGAGGCGCTGACGGACACCGTGCGCTGGTACCTCGACAACGAGGCGTGGTGGCGCCCGATCCGCGAGGGCCGCTATTCCGGCGAGCGCCTCGGCCTCGCGGGCAAGAGCGCCTGA
- a CDS encoding methyl-accepting chemotaxis protein → MLSVLRRSDAASIFDALNRSQAVITFAVDGTVLDANDKFLSLMGYTLTEVRGRHHRLFVDPREAESPTYEAFWQDLRRGAYQSAEYGRIAKDGRTVWIRASYNPILDARGRVRKIVKFALDVTVEKLAAAETAGQIAAIGRSQAVIQFDLDGSVRSANANFLEALGYAPHEVEGRHHSLFVRPEEAASPEYRAFWEGLARGEYQTGEFLRLGKDGREVWIQATYNPILDPSGRPFKVVKYASDITAAKRVAADMTGQVEAARRSQAVIEFDLDGSVLDANDNFLNAMGYTLAEVQGRHHRMFVTPETAASPAYADFWSTLRAGQFTSAVYQRVGKDGREVWIQASYNPVLDAARRPFKIVKYAFDITQSMTVRASALAMAEQTLGRVRAVAGASEEMHRISAAIAEQMNRSHEAVGDIQARMSAAGALSAKLDDAAAAMTGVVEVITGIAEQINLLALNATIEAARAGAAGRGFAVVATEVKSLAAQARAATARITGEIVAMQTVSRDVGSALVSTATVVDSVQGFIAQTTADSTRQRATTGQVNSDMQATAASVAEFASRLDAWGVGLEERRGEERLRSSRSGHVAFVPERGRKAGEPQSRPCTVLNISEGGAKLALEAVDLPDLFTLHIDGEPSRRCRLVRRADDGIGVQFV, encoded by the coding sequence ATGCTTTCCGTCCTTCGTCGCTCCGATGCTGCGTCCATCTTCGACGCCCTCAACCGCTCCCAGGCGGTCATTACCTTCGCCGTCGACGGCACGGTGCTCGACGCCAACGACAAATTCCTCTCACTGATGGGCTATACGCTCACCGAGGTCCGGGGACGCCATCACCGTCTGTTCGTGGACCCGCGAGAGGCTGAAAGCCCCACCTACGAAGCCTTCTGGCAGGATCTGCGGCGCGGCGCGTATCAATCGGCGGAGTACGGTCGCATCGCCAAGGACGGACGCACGGTCTGGATCCGCGCGAGCTACAACCCGATCCTCGACGCCAGGGGCCGGGTCCGCAAGATCGTGAAGTTCGCCCTCGACGTGACGGTGGAAAAGCTTGCCGCCGCCGAGACGGCCGGGCAGATCGCCGCGATCGGCCGCTCGCAGGCGGTGATCCAGTTCGACCTCGACGGGTCGGTGCGCAGCGCCAACGCCAACTTCCTCGAAGCCCTCGGCTACGCGCCGCACGAGGTGGAGGGCCGCCACCACAGCCTGTTCGTGCGGCCGGAAGAAGCGGCATCCCCGGAGTACCGTGCCTTCTGGGAGGGCCTCGCCCGCGGCGAGTACCAGACCGGAGAGTTCCTGCGCCTCGGCAAGGATGGGCGCGAGGTGTGGATCCAGGCGACCTACAACCCGATTCTCGATCCGTCCGGTCGCCCATTCAAGGTCGTCAAATACGCCTCCGACATCACGGCCGCCAAGCGCGTCGCCGCCGACATGACCGGGCAGGTCGAGGCGGCCCGCCGCTCGCAGGCGGTGATCGAGTTCGATCTGGACGGCTCTGTCCTCGATGCCAACGATAACTTCCTCAACGCCATGGGCTACACCCTGGCCGAAGTGCAGGGCCGGCACCACCGGATGTTCGTGACGCCCGAAACCGCGGCGAGCCCAGCCTATGCCGACTTCTGGTCGACGTTGCGGGCGGGGCAGTTCACCTCCGCCGTCTACCAGCGGGTCGGCAAGGACGGTCGCGAGGTCTGGATTCAGGCCTCCTACAACCCGGTTCTCGACGCGGCCAGGCGGCCCTTCAAGATCGTGAAGTACGCCTTCGACATCACGCAGAGCATGACGGTGCGCGCCAGCGCCCTCGCCATGGCCGAGCAGACGCTGGGCCGGGTGAGGGCGGTGGCCGGCGCGTCGGAGGAGATGCACCGGATCTCGGCGGCGATCGCCGAGCAGATGAACCGCTCGCACGAAGCGGTCGGCGACATCCAGGCCCGCATGAGCGCCGCCGGCGCCCTCTCGGCCAAGCTCGACGACGCGGCCGCGGCGATGACCGGCGTGGTCGAGGTCATCACAGGCATCGCCGAGCAGATCAATCTGCTCGCCCTCAACGCCACGATCGAGGCCGCCCGCGCCGGCGCGGCCGGTCGCGGCTTCGCCGTCGTCGCCACCGAGGTGAAGAGCCTCGCCGCGCAGGCACGCGCCGCCACCGCCCGCATCACCGGCGAGATCGTCGCGATGCAGACGGTCTCGCGGGATGTGGGCTCGGCCCTGGTCTCGACCGCGACCGTGGTCGACAGCGTGCAGGGCTTCATCGCGCAGACGACGGCGGACAGCACGCGGCAGCGCGCGACCACGGGCCAGGTCAACAGCGACATGCAGGCCACCGCCGCGAGCGTGGCAGAGTTCGCAAGCCGCCTCGATGCCTGGGGTGTCGGGCTGGAAGAGCGGCGGGGCGAGGAGCGCCTTCGCTCCTCGCGCTCCGGCCATGTCGCGTTCGTGCCGGAGCGTGGGCGGAAAGCGGGGGAGCCTCAGAGCCGGCCCTGCACGGTTCTTAACATCTCGGAGGGCGGCGCCAAGCTGGCGCTCGAAGCTGTGGACCTGCCGGACCTCTTCACCCTCCACATCGACGGCGAGCCGTCCCGGCGCTGCCGCCTCGTGCGGCGTGCCGACGACGGGATCGGCGTTCAGTTCGTCTGA
- a CDS encoding SDR family oxidoreductase, producing the protein MNLFVFGLGFSARHFAECERARFNAVRATVTEPERARSLAAETGFTLRAFGPDADDPRIAEDLADTDVLLISAPPGRDGDTVLTRYRDAIANSRIGWIGYLSTIGVYGDQEGAWIDETTPATPKSARSRDRLAVENAWLALGGETGKAVQVFRLSGIYGPGRNPIVKLRDGRTQRIVKPGQVFNRIHVADIAATLAASIERPRGGAVYNVTDDEPAPPQTVTEHAAALTGLPLPPEIDFETADLSPMARSFYGENKRVRNRLIREELGVQLAFPTYREGLAALVSDAHR; encoded by the coding sequence ATGAACCTGTTCGTCTTCGGCCTCGGCTTCTCCGCCCGGCATTTTGCCGAGTGTGAACGGGCTCGCTTCAACGCGGTACGGGCGACGGTGACCGAGCCCGAGCGGGCCCGAAGCCTTGCGGCCGAGACCGGGTTCACCCTGCGCGCCTTCGGACCGGATGCGGACGATCCCCGCATCGCCGAGGATCTGGCCGACACCGACGTGCTGCTGATCTCCGCCCCGCCGGGCCGGGACGGCGACACGGTGCTCACCCGCTACCGCGACGCCATCGCGAACAGCCGCATCGGCTGGATCGGCTATCTCTCGACCATCGGCGTCTACGGCGACCAAGAGGGCGCCTGGATCGACGAGACCACGCCCGCCACCCCGAAAAGCGCCCGCTCGCGCGACCGCCTCGCCGTCGAGAACGCGTGGCTCGCGCTGGGTGGCGAGACCGGCAAGGCGGTGCAGGTGTTTCGCCTCTCGGGCATCTACGGCCCCGGCCGCAATCCGATCGTGAAGCTGCGCGACGGCCGCACGCAGCGCATCGTCAAGCCGGGGCAGGTGTTCAACCGCATCCACGTCGCCGACATCGCCGCGACGCTGGCCGCCTCGATCGAAAGGCCACGGGGGGGCGCGGTCTATAACGTCACCGACGACGAGCCGGCCCCGCCGCAGACGGTGACCGAGCATGCCGCCGCGCTCACCGGACTGCCGCTGCCGCCTGAGATCGATTTCGAGACCGCCGACCTCAGCCCGATGGCGCGCAGCTTCTATGGCGAGAACAAGCGGGTGCGGAATCGCCTGATCCGCGAGGAACTCGGCGTGCAGCTTGCTTTTCCAACCTATCGCGAGGGGTTGGCCGCACTGGTCTCCGACGCGCACCGGTAG
- the queG gene encoding tRNA epoxyqueuosine(34) reductase QueG: MRETVEARARRLGFEAFRVTQPHAVPELRERLPAWLAAGHHGTMDWMEERADQRAAPSALWAETRSIVMLGMNAGPQTDPLELTRLKDRAAIAAYAQRRDYHDVMKGKLKELGGFLSARSGQPVKVFVDTAPVMEKPLAQAAGLGWQGKHTVLISREHGNWLMLGAIFARAELEPDTPETDHCGSCRRCLDICPTDAFPAPYRLDARRCIAYLTIEHQGPIPAEYREQIGNRVFGCDDCLAVCPWNKFAGASREIRLAARDDLAAPPLAELARLDDAGFRVRFAGTPIKRTGRDRFLRNVLIAIGNSGDAALAAEAVACLDEPDPAVRGAAIWACGRLLPRARLHELFAAHGRGETEAHVREEWRDAAALPMEADGPRET; this comes from the coding sequence CTGCGCGAGACGGTCGAGGCGCGCGCGCGCCGTCTCGGCTTCGAGGCGTTCCGCGTGACGCAGCCCCACGCCGTGCCGGAGTTGCGTGAGCGCCTGCCGGCATGGCTCGCGGCGGGCCATCACGGCACAATGGACTGGATGGAGGAGCGGGCCGACCAGCGCGCGGCGCCCTCCGCCCTGTGGGCCGAGACCCGCAGCATCGTCATGCTCGGCATGAATGCGGGCCCGCAGACTGATCCCCTCGAACTCACGCGCCTGAAGGATCGCGCCGCCATCGCCGCTTACGCGCAGCGGCGCGACTATCACGACGTCATGAAGGGCAAGCTGAAGGAACTCGGCGGCTTCCTCTCCGCCCGCTCGGGCCAGCCGGTGAAGGTCTTCGTCGATACCGCGCCCGTCATGGAAAAGCCCCTGGCCCAGGCCGCCGGACTCGGCTGGCAGGGCAAGCACACGGTGCTGATCTCGCGCGAGCACGGCAACTGGCTGATGCTCGGCGCGATCTTCGCCCGCGCCGAGCTCGAACCCGACACACCCGAGACCGACCATTGCGGCTCCTGCCGCCGCTGCCTCGACATCTGCCCGACGGATGCCTTTCCGGCGCCCTACCGGCTCGATGCGCGCCGCTGCATCGCCTACCTCACCATCGAGCATCAGGGCCCGATCCCCGCCGAGTATCGCGAGCAGATCGGCAATCGGGTGTTCGGCTGCGACGACTGCCTCGCGGTCTGTCCCTGGAACAAGTTCGCGGGCGCGTCGCGGGAGATCCGCTTGGCCGCCCGCGACGATCTCGCCGCGCCGCCGCTCGCCGAACTCGCCCGCCTCGACGATGCGGGGTTTCGCGTGCGCTTTGCCGGCACGCCGATCAAGCGCACCGGCCGAGACCGCTTCCTGCGCAACGTGCTGATCGCCATCGGCAACTCCGGTGATGCTGCCCTCGCCGCGGAGGCGGTGGCCTGTCTCGATGAGCCGGATCCGGCGGTGCGCGGTGCCGCCATCTGGGCCTGCGGACGGCTGCTGCCGCGGGCGCGACTGCACGAACTGTTCGCCGCCCATGGACGCGGGGAAACCGAAGCGCATGTGAGGGAGGAATGGCGTGACGCCGCCGCCCTCCCTATGGAAGCGGACGGCCCACGGGAGACCTGA
- a CDS encoding DUF2147 domain-containing protein, which produces MTTPRATRSRHRPTHAFAAALLLAVSGTGALAQKTSDLSGVWQTETAGSTVRITRCGGGYCGVIASTAGAGLDAQNPDPALRSRKLVGVQIMQAGTPSGDGFEGSLYNPKDGKTYSGSVTPKGADTIEVAGCVLSVLCKRQTWRRVR; this is translated from the coding sequence ATGACGACGCCGCGCGCCACCCGTTCACGCCATCGCCCGACGCACGCCTTCGCTGCGGCGCTGCTGCTCGCCGTATCCGGCACCGGCGCTCTGGCGCAGAAGACTTCGGACCTCTCCGGCGTATGGCAGACGGAGACAGCGGGCTCGACCGTGCGCATAACCCGTTGCGGCGGCGGCTATTGCGGCGTGATCGCTTCGACCGCCGGAGCCGGCCTCGACGCGCAGAATCCGGATCCGGCGCTGCGCTCGCGCAAGCTCGTCGGCGTGCAGATCATGCAGGCCGGCACCCCGAGCGGCGACGGCTTCGAGGGCAGCCTCTACAATCCGAAGGACGGCAAGACCTATTCGGGCAGCGTCACGCCGAAGGGGGCCGACACCATTGAGGTGGCGGGCTGCGTGCTCAGCGTCCTGTGCAAGCGCCAGACCTGGCGGCGGGTCCGGTAA
- a CDS encoding glutathione S-transferase family protein, whose product MATLYHSPFCPNSRFIRLVLAEMGMEPTLVEERAWERRRDFLIVNPAGTTPVLVEQTGLAIPGAGVIAEYLDETRGLGLAGRRLLPDTTTARVEVRRLLDWFLVKFNSEVTEYLVTEKIDKRFMPSAAGGGPPDMNAIRAARTNVRYHLQYVGYLIGQRRWLAGNDLTYADLAAAAHLSCVDYLGDVPWDEDEMAKDWYARVKSRPSFRALLADRAPGMPAAAHYADLDF is encoded by the coding sequence ATGGCGACGCTCTATCACTCCCCGTTCTGCCCGAACTCGCGCTTCATCCGCCTCGTCCTGGCCGAGATGGGCATGGAGCCGACCCTCGTCGAGGAGCGGGCCTGGGAGCGCCGCCGCGACTTCCTCATCGTCAACCCGGCCGGCACCACGCCGGTGCTGGTGGAGCAGACCGGGCTCGCCATCCCCGGTGCGGGGGTGATCGCGGAATATCTCGACGAGACGCGAGGGCTCGGCCTTGCCGGGCGGCGCCTGCTGCCCGACACCACCACGGCACGGGTGGAGGTGCGGCGTCTGCTCGACTGGTTCCTCGTCAAGTTCAACAGCGAAGTGACGGAGTATCTCGTCACCGAGAAGATCGACAAGCGCTTCATGCCGTCCGCCGCCGGGGGCGGCCCTCCGGACATGAACGCCATTCGTGCGGCGCGTACCAACGTGCGCTATCACCTCCAATATGTCGGTTACCTGATCGGGCAGCGCCGCTGGCTCGCGGGCAACGACCTGACCTATGCCGACCTCGCGGCGGCGGCCCATCTTTCCTGCGTAGACTATCTCGGCGACGTGCCATGGGACGAGGACGAGATGGCGAAGGACTGGTACGCGCGGGTGAAGTCCCGTCCGTCCTTCCGCGCGCTCCTGGCCGACCGGGCGCCGGGGATGCCGGCAGCCGCCCACTATGCGGATCTGGATTTCTGA
- a CDS encoding undecaprenyl-diphosphate phosphatase: MDLVLIAKALVLAVVEGATEFIPVSSTGHQLLIGHFIGFHSPNNTFEVLIQLGAILAILFVYFSRLWSIATALPNDPRARRFVLAILVAFLPAAIVGGLFSKYIKLYLFNPWIVCATLVAGGIVLLIIDDTVGEPKTAPGDGPTEHPRKTDVFEFSLPMALKIGLFQCVAMIPGVSRSGATIVGAMLMGASKRSATEFSFYLAMPTMAGAFAKDLLDNYKNLSSNDALLIVIGFVAAFVSALIVVRTVLDYVSRHGFWLFAWWRIIVGSLGFAGLILFS; this comes from the coding sequence ATGGATCTCGTCCTGATCGCGAAGGCGCTCGTGCTCGCCGTGGTGGAAGGCGCCACCGAGTTCATCCCGGTCTCCTCGACCGGGCATCAGCTCCTCATCGGCCACTTCATCGGCTTCCATTCGCCCAACAACACCTTCGAGGTGCTGATCCAGTTGGGCGCGATCCTAGCGATCCTGTTCGTCTACTTCAGCCGTCTGTGGAGCATCGCCACCGCGCTGCCGAACGATCCGCGAGCGCGCCGCTTCGTGCTCGCCATCCTCGTGGCCTTCCTGCCTGCGGCGATCGTCGGTGGGCTGTTCTCCAAATATATCAAGCTCTACCTGTTCAATCCGTGGATCGTCTGCGCCACGCTGGTGGCCGGCGGCATCGTGCTCCTCATCATCGACGACACGGTCGGCGAGCCGAAGACCGCCCCCGGCGACGGACCGACCGAGCATCCGCGCAAGACCGACGTGTTCGAGTTCAGCCTGCCGATGGCGCTCAAGATCGGCCTGTTCCAATGCGTGGCGATGATCCCCGGCGTGTCGCGCTCCGGTGCTACCATCGTCGGCGCGATGCTGATGGGCGCGAGCAAGCGCTCGGCCACCGAGTTCTCCTTCTACCTTGCCATGCCGACCATGGCCGGCGCCTTCGCCAAGGATCTGCTCGACAACTACAAGAACCTCTCCTCCAACGACGCGCTGCTGATCGTCATCGGCTTCGTCGCGGCCTTCGTCTCGGCCCTGATCGTGGTGCGGACGGTGCTCGACTACGTCTCCCGCCACGGCTTCTGGCTGTTCGCGTGGTGGCGCATCATCGTCGGCTCGCTGGGCTTTGCCGGACTGATTCTTTTTAGCTGA
- the rfbD gene encoding dTDP-4-dehydrorhamnose reductase: MDILILGGAGQVGTELQALSWPEGVRIHVPDRQSLDITDEAAVAAALDARSYAAVINTAAYTAVDKAETEVAAAWRLNALAPAILAAETKRRAIPLVHVSTDYVFDGAGEGFYAPDVPVNPQSVYGASKAAGEMAVRSGNPRHAIVRTAWVVSPHRGNFVKTMLRLSGEREKLTVVDDQHGCPTSAADLASALATIALRLAGDQAAPTGTFHCVNDGATTWCDFARAIVAGSARRGGRSVPVEGIPTSAYPTPARRPVNSRLSTQSLTDAYGIAPRPWEQALDDILDRLVGPARSH, from the coding sequence ATGGATATCCTGATCCTCGGCGGCGCCGGTCAGGTCGGCACGGAGCTTCAGGCCTTGTCCTGGCCCGAGGGCGTGCGGATCCACGTGCCCGACCGCCAGAGCCTCGACATCACCGACGAGGCCGCTGTTGCTGCGGCGCTCGACGCACGCAGCTACGCGGCCGTGATCAACACGGCCGCCTATACGGCGGTCGACAAGGCCGAGACCGAGGTCGCCGCCGCATGGCGCCTCAACGCGCTGGCCCCGGCCATCCTCGCGGCCGAGACGAAGCGGCGGGCCATTCCGCTCGTCCACGTCTCGACCGACTACGTGTTCGACGGGGCGGGCGAGGGCTTCTACGCCCCCGATGTGCCGGTGAATCCGCAGAGCGTCTACGGTGCCAGCAAGGCCGCCGGCGAGATGGCGGTCCGCTCCGGCAATCCGCGCCACGCGATCGTGCGCACCGCCTGGGTGGTGAGCCCGCACCGGGGCAACTTCGTGAAGACGATGCTGCGGCTCTCGGGGGAGCGGGAAAAGCTCACCGTTGTCGATGACCAGCACGGTTGCCCGACCTCCGCGGCCGATCTCGCGAGCGCACTCGCCACCATCGCCCTGCGGCTAGCGGGCGACCAGGCTGCGCCCACCGGCACCTTTCACTGCGTCAACGACGGCGCGACCACGTGGTGCGACTTCGCCCGCGCGATCGTCGCGGGCTCGGCCCGGCGCGGCGGACGCTCGGTGCCGGTCGAGGGCATCCCGACCTCCGCCTACCCGACGCCGGCCCGGCGTCCGGTGAACTCGCGCCTCTCCACCCAGAGCCTGACCGACGCCTACGGCATCGCGCCCCGCCCCTGGGAGCAGGCGCTCGACGACATCCTCGACCGGCTGGTCGGGCCGGCCCGCTCCCACTGA
- the rfbC gene encoding dTDP-4-dehydrorhamnose 3,5-epimerase codes for MQVIDTEIPAVKRVIPKRHGDDRGWFSEVYRADILSKHGIANGFVQDNQSFSAPAGTIRGLHFQVAPNAQAKLIRVLAGAILDVAVDLRSDSPTYGRHVAVRLDATGGEQLFVPAGFAHGFCTLEPDTMVAYKVDAYYSPADDRNLRWNDPAIGIEWPVAEADAILSGKDKAAPLLADLGRVF; via the coding sequence ATGCAGGTCATCGATACTGAGATTCCGGCGGTCAAGCGGGTGATCCCGAAGCGGCACGGCGACGATCGCGGCTGGTTCTCGGAAGTCTACCGCGCCGACATCCTATCCAAGCATGGGATCGCCAACGGCTTCGTGCAGGACAACCAATCCTTCTCCGCACCCGCCGGCACGATTCGGGGCCTGCACTTCCAAGTCGCACCCAACGCCCAGGCCAAGCTGATCCGGGTGCTCGCCGGGGCGATCCTCGATGTCGCCGTCGATCTGCGGTCCGACTCCCCGACCTACGGCCGCCATGTCGCCGTGCGGCTCGACGCGACGGGCGGCGAGCAGCTCTTCGTGCCCGCCGGCTTTGCTCACGGCTTCTGCACCCTGGAGCCGGACACCATGGTCGCCTACAAGGTCGATGCCTATTACAGCCCGGCCGACGACCGGAACCTGCGCTGGAACGATCCGGCGATCGGGATCGAATGGCCGGTGGCGGAAGCGGATGCGATCCTCTCGGGCAAGGACAAGGCCGCGCCGCTTCTGGCCGATCTCGGGCGGGTGTTCTGA